Proteins encoded within one genomic window of Bombus vancouverensis nearcticus chromosome 4, iyBomVanc1_principal, whole genome shotgun sequence:
- the Ten-m gene encoding teneurin transmembrane protein Ten-m isoform X2, whose translation MCDPTALLDLVPSEGLLKRPSMDYNEYTYCYGGGRGCLLDNSAPRGPPDVPPRNPTMSRVNGRLPGSHAASDHERDPDLQPSCLVRTSSGGFYSIPKIPKNEYNNKNQSTGNSPIKVELQNNMDRVPLPYGHAPSMIPMRRQSIRCHFVKGVDWCSWKLIAMILLMVSLCITAALCYVIVSSIVNRSYQSTKACAVLVGENSDTKPLSSDGNKTSSSATASSSQSSGRTRQQASSGGSINPSASMLEHAYTRKRRDTFNQHALHQTVASREREQLSSTVTNEPTSQFNEDRPGMVNVHETEHADDQKSSSSLPLSSTSPLGSLLRANVSDSSIITNNYTTAATSSSVHPAASDSFVSLNDQPPESQINNDFTQSESDNLDSIVVTTESIIENRATTDSITEFSEFGESSGDNGNAQTSETFVPRASSFGTFSVDIESNEFNVESITVKHSFNEGSTGSSVVEVAQKDLGLNVENSRQLLENDRERNKEPFEKNKHTNNTSLSADFKYDESSVNLTKVELHKNGTEGDRKLLENNKYINDTTSPTHVKTDEIIANLTDMKSIENDRKLLENHISTNNTTFFADVTEYDMNVTDSLTVSTTSSTKNDFEANIVPALVVEHVDVVSSLSTPKDEKNGKNLETESTARSGPQDRRNASSSDDFSDVVKETRELSREDSSSESETLPSHVNSPEKSEEFQRDYPVYNYGQDEVEIVKLNHEIAEDHTATKDKKLDRFLENELKTNNVPQKSNLVHQTGDLRVITREESNEEFLREFEKMFHEKSAEVDAINEDSYKKVHGNFNNMQSTTKSKSDSLPPRRMYHEKSSEAGSIHDDSLKKTHDASNNIQAPIKPNSESSLPLTQQVKIIEVPVDGLHRSSSGSQSSSSSSSSSSSSHRVLVNITIASGDSASSKPLYVLSVSVPTNGDDVNDKQATKVNVDEVKVHETPVESASSMAKNSVANSEDNRLPPPPQPPSSPPPPIWAGGECECSCPCMGSSSDEWDPFSAIDDTLNFEDQPHNLNLSMDEIDERQESAVFDGVTLKQMDSKDGKETSVSLEKEPVKEGTSTSYENDYESTTEQSTGTVDWTTTPSYEDESSSVGLSCSGTTPLPPEPTILILEGARTFPARSFPPDGTTFAQVGLGQKLSKEIPPYSYWNMQFYQSEAAYVRFDYNIPRGASIGVYARRNALPTHTQYDLLEVLSGFKARTTRASHPSIKKEVTHYMEPGHWFLSLYNDDGDPQEVSFIAMIAEDMTHNCPNGCSGKGECLLGHCQCNPGFGGEDCSESVCPVLCSQRGEYINGECQCNPGWKGKECSLRHDECEVPDCNGHGHCTNGKCNCVRGYKGKYCEEVDCPHPTCSGHGFCAEGTCICKKGWKGADCSQMDKEALQCLPDCSGHGNFDLETQTCLCEPMWSGDDCSKELCDLDCGPHGHCVDNACDCLPGWSGELCNLKQCDPRCNEHGQCKNGTCLCVTGWNGKHCTMEGCPNSCSGHGQCRVGNDGQWECRCYDGWDGKDCNVLLEQNCNDGRDNDKDGLIDCADPECCSNHICRSSQLCVSAPKPIDILLRKQPPAITASFFERMKFLIDEGSLQNYARQETFNESRSAVVRGRVVTHLGTGLMGVRVSTSTPLEGFTLTRDDGWFDLLVNGGGAVTLQFGRSPFKPQSHIVFVPWNEVVIIDKIVMSTAEEKQTSHIPYACAAHDYDLMKPVVLATWKHGFQGACPDKSAILAESQVIQESLQIPGTGLNLVYHSSRAAGYLSTIQLQLTPEVIPPTLNLIHLRITIEGILFEKTFEADPVIKFTYAWNRLNVYRQRVYGVTTAMVKVGYEYNDCKDIIWDVQTTKLSGHDMSISEVGGWNLDIHHRYNFHEGILQKGDGSNIYLKQKPRVILTTMGDGHQRSLDCYDCDRQAEASNQRLLAPVALATASDGSIFVGDFNLVRKILVDGTVRTVVRLNATRVSYRYHIALSPLDGSLYISDPESHQIIRVRDTNDYSEPDHNWETVVGSGERCLPGDEAHCGDGALARDAKLAYPKGVAVSADNVLYFADGTNIRMVDRDGIITTVIGNHMHKSHWKPIPCEGTLNVEEVHLRWPTELAINPLDNSLHMIDDHMVLQLAPDGRVKVVAGRPLHCASPSSSFDTELATHATLVMPQSIAFGPSGNLYIAESDSQRINRVRVIGTDGKISPYAGAESKCNCLERGCDCFDADHYLASTSKFNTISAVAVSPDGVVHIGDQANYRIRSVMASIPDASGAREYEIYSPDTQEIYVFNRFGQHVATKNILTGEIVYQFTYNVNTSNGKLSTVTDAAGNKVFLLRDYSSQVNSIENTKGQKCRLRMSRMKMLHELSTPDNYNVTFDYHGPTGLLKTKLDSTGRSYVYNYDEFGRLTSAVTPTGKVISLTFDLSLKGAVVKVGQNNRKPISMLIKGSSVVTKVGEAEQRTTVLSDGSVGQVTPWAHTVSTDTLPYSVLAEIEPLLGESYPVPAKQRTEIAGDLANRFEWRYFLRKFQGNKYRSESKTVAQVGRKLRINGDILLSLEYDRETNSVAVFMDDDAELLNVTYDRTARPVKWGPRNGIFSGVELEYDRFSRLTSWTWGDISETYGFDRAGRLYEIKYSDGTSMVYAFKDMFSSLPLKVTTPRGSDYLLQYDEAGALQSLTTPRGHIHAFSLQTSLGFYKYQYYSPMNRHPYEILYNDDGQILAKVYPHQSGKVAYVYDHTGKLETTLAGLSSIHYTYQETTSLVHSIDINEPNFEMRIEYKYHAGIVKDEKIKFGSKSGLDNARYRYQYDGNARISGIEVDINGKQLPQLRLKYNQNLGILEGVGDLRIYRNLFNRSVMQDSSKQFFTVTDYDEHGRVKTVLMNIRSLDVFRMELEYDNRNRIKMRKLSIGKDAMEKKEWTKMEKITYNADGHVLEVADTENNWQYAYDENGNVIGVTEHNEKIALGYDSGDRVVQYGDVEFNSYDGRGFVVIRGEHKYRYNSRGQLIHASEHKKFQIWYFYDDRGRLVAWNDDRENITQFFYANPKTPDLITHIHFPKSSKTFRFLYDSRNFLMTVETSEQRFYVATDQNGSPLALFDTNGNLIKEMRRTPFGKIIKDTNPDFYLPIDFHGGLLDPNTKLVYLNKRLYDPTVGQWMTPAWEQMANELTTPTDIFIYRFRNNDPINFKQNVEYMTDLASWLKLYGYDISAMLGSEYMKQMVYQPSATITSPQLTPDFGVMSGLQCIVNRVHEKFSDLGFVPKPLLKLEPKTRNLLPRVAHRRAVFGEGILVSRVGGRSLVSVVDGVNSVVQDVVTSVFNNSYFLPLHFSVHDQDVFYFVKDNALKIRDDMEELRRLGGMFNVSTHETTEHGAGTWKELRLHNPDAAVVIKYGADPEQERHRILKHAHKRAVERAWEIEKQLVMAGFQGRGDWSKEEKDELISRGTVSGYEGVDIHSVHRYPQLADDPGNVAFTRDTKRKRRKSGNRRNRIHRHDS comes from the exons AGATACCGAAGAATGAGTACAACAACAAGAATCAGTCCACGGGGAATAGTCCAATAAAAGTCGAGCTACAGAACAACATGGACAG GGTACCTTTACCGTATGGCCACGCGCCCTCAATGATCCCAATGAGGAGACAAAGCATTCGCTGCCATTTTGTCAAAGGGGTCGACTGGTGCAGCTGGAAATTAATTGCAATGATACTGCTTATGGTCTCGCTGTGTATAACGGCGGCACTATGCTACGTAATAG TTTCCAGCATAGTGAACCGGTCGTACCAAAGCACGAAAGCCTGCGCAGTTCTGGTTGGCGAGAACTCGGATACAAAACCCCTGTCCTCGGACGGGAACAAGACCTCTTCTTCAGCAACCGCATCCTCGTCGCAGTCGAGCGGACGAACACGGCAACAAGCATCCTCAGGAGGTAGTATTAACCCATCGGCTAGCATGTTAGAGCACGCGTACACCCGTAAACGTAGGGACACGTTTAACCAGCATGCGTTGCACCAAACTGTCGCATCCCGCGAACGTGAACAGCTCTCGTCGACCGTGACAAACGAACCAACGTCACAGTTCAACGAGGATCGTCCTGGTATGGTTAATGTGCATGAAACGGAGCATGCGGACGATCAAAAATCTTCTTCGTCGTTGCCTTTGTCATCAACGAGTCCATTGGGATCGTTGCTTCGTGCGAATGTCTCTgactcttcgattattactaaTAATTACACCACTGCCGCTACATCCTCCTCTGTTCACCCTGCTGCTAGTGACTCTTTCGTTTCACTTAACGACCAACCTCCAGAGAGTCAAATCAACAACGATTTCACGCAGTCTGAGTCGGATAATTTAGATTCGATTGTTGTCACTACAGAATCGATCATTGAGAATCGGGCTACAACAGATTCGATCACCGAATTTAGCGAGTTTGGTGAGTCGAGTGGAGACAATGGTAACGCTCAGACTAGTGAAACTTTCGTCCCTAGGGCGTCCAGTTTTGGAACGTTCTCGGTAGACATAGAATCGAACGAGTTTAACGTCGAATCGATCACCGTGAAACATTCGTTCAACGAGGGTAGTACTGGTAGTAGTGTTGTAGAAGTTGCACAGAAAGATTTAGGATTAAATGTAGAGAATAGTAGACAGTTACTAGAAAACGATAGAGAACGTAATAAAGAACCGTTTGAAAAGAATAAACACACAAATAATACGTCTTTGTCCGCGGATTTCAAATATGACGAATCCAGTGTGAATCTTACTAAAGTAGAATTACACAAAAATGGTACAGAAGGcgatagaaaattattagaaaataataaatacataaatgacACTACTTCGCCCACGCATGTCAAAACTGACGAGATTATCGCGAATCTCACTGACATGAAATCGATAGAGAACGATAGAAAGTTACTAGAAAACCATATATCTACAAATAACACGACTTTCTTTGCGGATGTCACTGAGTATGATATGAATGTCACCGATTCGTTAACCGTAAGTACAACAAGTTCAACAAAGAATGATTTCGAAGCAAATATTGTGCCAGCGCTGGTAGTAGAGCACGTAGATGTCGTTAGTTCGTTAAGCACCCCGAAGGACGAGAAAAACGGTAAGAATCTGGAAACTGAAAGTACTGCTCGGAGCGGACCACAGGATCGCAGGAACGCGAGTTCTTCCgatgatttttcggatgttgtGAAGGAAACACGAGAACTCTCCCGAGAAGATTCTTCGTCCGAGTCTGAAACTTTGCCCAGTCATGTGAACAGTCCTGAGAAATCCGAAGAATTCCAGAGAGACTATCCTGTTTATAATTACGGGCAAGACGAGGTGGAAATTGTCAAATTAAATCATGAAATAGCTGAAGATCATACCGCAACGAAGGACAAAAAGCTGGACCGTTTTTTGGAGAATGAACTGAAGACCAACAATGTTCCTCAGAAATCAAATTTGGTGCACCAAACTGGTGATCTGAGAGTTATCACTAGAGAAGAGAGTAACGAGGAGTTCTTGAGAGAGTTTGAGAAAATGTTTCACGAAAAATCTGCAGAGGTTGACGCTATAAACGAAGATTCATATAAAAAAGTGCACGGTAATTTTAATAACATGCAATCTACAACTAAATCTAAGTCCGATTCACTACCACCGCGGAGAATGTATCACGAAAAATCTTCAGAAGCCGGTTCTATACACGACGATTCGCTGAAAAAGACACACGATGCTTCTAACAATATTCAAGCTCCGATCAAACCTAACTCTGAATCGTCACTACCATTGACACAGCAAGTGAAAATCATCGAAGTACCAGTCGATGGTCTTCATCGATCTTCATCAggttcacaaagttcatcgagctCTTCATCCTCATCCTCATCATCGCATCGGGTGCTTGTGAACATCACTATAGCTTCTGGAGACTCGGCTTCCTCGAAACCGCTTTACGTGCTGTCTGTCTCTGTCCCAACCAATGGTGACGATGTCAATGACAAACAAGCCACTAAAGTAAACGTGGACGAGGTTAAAGTTCACGAGACACCTGTGGAAAGTGCTTCGAGCATGGCAAAGAACTCTGTCGCGAATTCTGAAGACAATCGATTGCCTCCGCCGCCTCAGCCACCATCTTCTCCACCGCCACCAATTTGGGCTGGTGGCGAGTGCGAGTGCTCATGTCCATGTATGGGCTCATCCTCTGACGAGTGGGATCCATTTTCAGCCATAGATGATACCCTGAACTTCGAGGATCAACCACATAATTTGAATCTTTCGATGGATGAAATAGATGAGCGTCAAGAGTCTGCAGTGTTTGATGGGGTCACACTGAAACAGATGGACTCTAAGGACGGAAAGGAAACTTCTGTAAGTTTGGAGAAGGAGCCTGTAAAAGAAGGAACGAGTACGAGCTATGAGAATGATTATGAATCGACGACTGAGCAGAGTACTGGGACTGTTGACTGGACTACTACTCCGAGTTATGAGGATGAGTCGAGCAGTGTAGGCTTATCGTGTTCTGGGACAACTCCATTACCCCCAGAACCCACTATACTGATCCTGGAAG GTGCAAGAACTTTCCCCGCCAGGTCCTTTCCACCTGACGGAACGACTTTCGCCCAAGTGGGTCTCGGACAGAAACTCAGCAAAGAGATTCCACCATACAGCTACTGGAACATGCAATTCTACCAATCGGAAGCCGCGTACGTGCGATTCGACTATAATATTCCTCGTGGAGCCAGTATCGGCGTCTACGCAAGAAGAAACGCTCTTCCTACGCACACGCAGTACGATCTTCTGGAAGTACTGAGTGGTTTCAAGGCCAGAACCACACGGGCGTCCCAT CCATCGATCAAGAAGGAAGTGACGCACTATATGGAGCCTGGTCATTGGTTCCTTTCATTGTACAACGACGATGGTGATCCTCAGGAAGTGTCGTTTATAGCTATGATCGCGGAGGACATGACGCACAATTGTCCGAATGGCTGTAGTGGAAAGGGTGAATGTCTGCTGGGTCACTGCCAATGTAATCCTGGTTTCGGTGGCGAAGATTGCAGCGAGAGCGTTTGTCCTGTTCTCTGTAGTCAACGTG GCGAGTACATAAACGGAGAGTGCCAATGCAACCCTGGCTGGAAGGGCAAGGAATGTTCCCTGCGACACGACGAATGCGAAGTGCCTGATTGTAACGGACACGGCCATTGCACCAATGGAAAGTGCAATTGCGTACGTGGCTACAAAGGAAAGTATTGCGAGGAAGTGGACTGCCCTCATCCGACTTGCTCTGGCCATGGTTTCTGCGCGGAGGGCACCTGCATCTGTAAGAAGGGGTGGAAAGGAGCAGATTGTAGCCAGATGGACAAAGAAGCGTTACAGTGTTTGCCCGATTGCAGCGGACATGGAAATTTCGATCTTGAGACGCAGACTTGTCTATGTGAGCCTATGTGGTCTGGAGACGACTGCTCGAAAG AATTATGCGATTTGGATTGCGGTCCCCACGGGCATTGCGTTGACAATGCTTGCGACTGTTTGCCCGGATGGTCCGGCGAATTGTGCAATCTAAAGCAATGCGATCCTCGATGCAACGAACATGGCCAATGTAAAAACGGGACCTGTTTGTGCGTGACTGGTTGGAATGGAAAACACTGCACCATGGAAGGTTGCCCGAATTCCTGCTCTGGACACGGACAGTGTAGAGTCGGCAACGATGGTCAATGGGAATGCAGGTGTTACGATGGCTGGGATGGCAAGGACTGCAATGTGCTTCTTGAACAGAACTGCAATGACGGAAGAGACAATGACAAAG ACGGTCTCATCGATTGCGCGGATCCGGAATGTTGCTCGAATCATATATGTCGTAGCAGCCAACTTTGCGTGTCAGCACCGAAGCCGATCGATatacttctgcgaaagcagCCGCCGGCCATCACCGCTTCCTTCTTCGAgaggatgaaatttttaatcgaCGAAGGCAGTCTTCAAAATTACGCGCGTCAAGAAACCTTCAACGAGAG TCGATCGGCTGTTGTCCGTGGCCGCGTTGTCACGCATCTTGGCACCGGTCTGATGGGAGTGCGAGTCAGTACCAGCACACCCCTGGAAGGCTTCACCTTGACGAGAGACGACGGCTGGTTCGATCTCCTGGTGAACGGCGGTGGCGCGGTCACTTTACAATTTGGAAGATCGCCATTCAAACCGCAGAGCCACATTGTTTTTGTACCATGGAACGAG GTGGTAATAATCGATAAGATAGTCATGAGCACCGCAGAAGAAAAGCAAACAAGCCACATTCCATACGCTTGTGCAGCGCACGATTACGACCTGATGAAACCGGTGGTCCTGGCAACGTGGAAGCACGGTTTCCAGGGAGCGTGCCCTGACAAAAGTGCTATTCTGGCCGAGTCCCAAGTTATACAAGAAAGCCTGCAAATACCTGGCACGGGTCTCAATCTCGTTTACCATAGCTCCAGAGCAGCCGGCTATCTCTCCACCATACAGCTGCAGTTGACCCCAGAAGTCATACCTCCAACCCTTAATCTAATTCATCTGAGAATCACAATCGAAGGAATTCTGTTCGAGAAAACCTTCGAAGCAGATCCAGTGATAAAATTCACATATGCTTGGAATCGACTGAACGTGTATAGACAACGCGTTTATGGTGTCACCACTGCTATGGTGAAAGTTGGATACGAGTATAATGATTGCAAAGATATTATTTGGGATGTTCAAACGACGAAACTGAGTGGCCATGACATGTCTATTTCTGAAGTTGGAGGCTGGAATTTGGATATCCATCATAGATACAATTTCCACGAGGGGATTCTTCAGAAAGGAGATGGCtcgaatatttatttgaaacaaAAGCCTAGAGTGATTTTGACCACTATGGGCGATGGACATCAAAGGTCTCTGGATTGCTATGACTGCGATAGACAAGCAGAAGCTTCTAACCAGAGGCTTCTTGCACCCGTTGCTCTTGCAACTGCTTCTGATGGATCTATCTTTGTTGGGGACTTCAATCTTGTCAGAAAGATTCTTGTCGATGGCACTGTTAGAACTGTTGTTCGGCTCAA TGCAACAAGGGTATCCTACCGTTATCACATAGCCCTCAGCCCTCTAGACGGCTCCCTCTACATTTCTGACCCAGAATCACACCAAATCATTCGTGTGCGCGACACCAACGATTACTCTGAGCCCGATCACAACTGGGAAACAGTCGTCGGCTCTGGAGAACGTTGTCTTCCTGGCGACGAAGCTCATTGTGGCGACGGTGCTCTTGCCAGAGACGCTAAACTTGCCTATCCCAAAGGAGTAGCAGTCTCTGCAGACAACGTGCTCTATTTCGCCGATGGAACTAACATCAGAATGGTCGACAGAGACGGTATAATCACCACAGTAATTGGAAATCACATGCACAAGTCACACTGGAAGCCAATTCCTTGTGAGGGTACTTTAAACGTGGAAGAAGTTCATCTTCGTTGGCCTACAGAATTAGCAATCAATCCTCTGGACAACTCGTTACACATGATAGATGATCATATGGTGCTTCAATTGGCTCCTGATGGTCGTGTCAAGGTCGTTGCTGGACGTCCTCTTCACTGTGCTTCTCCATCTTCATCGTTTGACACTGAACTAGCTACACATGCTACCTTGGTGATGCCTCAGAGCATTGCATTTGGCCCTTCAGGAAATCTATATATAGCAGAAAGTGATTCTCAAAGGATTAATCGTGTGAGAGTGATTGGTACAGATGGTAAAATTTCACCATATGCTGGAGCGGAGTCCAAGTGTAATTGTTTGGAACGTGGTtgtgattgtttcgacgctgaccATTATCTTGCTTCCACTTCGAAGTTTAATACGATATCTGCAGTTGCCGTTTCTCCTGATGGAGTGGTTCATATTGGTGATCAAGCGAATTACAGGATTCGATCCGTGATGGCCAGCATTCCTGATGCTAGTGGCGCTAGAGAGTATGAGATTTATTCTCCAGACACTCAAGAAATCTATGTATTCAATAGATTTGGTCAACATGTTGCTACCAAGAACATACTCACTGGAGAGATTGTTTATCAGTTTACTTACAATGTAAATACTAGCAATGGAAAGCTGAGCACTGTCACAGATGCAGCTGGGAATAAAGTATTCTTGTTAAGAGACTACAGTAGCCAGGTGAACTCCATTGAGAACACTAAGGGACAGAAGTGCAGGCTGAGGATGTCTAGAATGAAGATGTTGCACGAATTGAGCACTCCAGACAATTATAATGTAACCTTCGATTACCATGGACCCACTGGTTTATTGAAAACCAAATTAGACAGCACAGGAAGGAGTTATGTGTACAATTATGATGAATTTGGCAGGCTCACCTCTGCAGTCACTCCAACAGGCAAAGTGATCAGTCTGACTTTTGATCTAAGTTTGAAAGGAGCAGTTGTGAAGGTTGGACAGAATAATAGAAAACCAATCTCAATGCTCATCAAAGGATCGTCTGTGGTTACGAAGGTTGGAGAGGCTGAGCAGAGAACAACAGTTCTTTCTGATGGTTCAGTGGGTCAGGTCACACCATGGGCTCATACTGTCAGTACAGATACCTTACCATACTCAGTATTGGCGGAAATAGAACCATTGTTAGGTGAAAGCTACCCAGTTCCTGCTAAGCAGAGAACAGAGATCGCTGGGGATTTAGCAAACAGATTCGAATGGCGATACTTTCTCAGAAAGTTTCAGGGGAATAAATATAGAAGCGAATCGAAGACTGTGGCACAAGTTGGTAGAAAGCTTCGCATCAACGGGGACATTTTATTGTCTCTTGAATATGATAGAGAAACTAACAGCGTGGCAGTGTTCATGGATGATGATGCGGAGCTTTTAAATGTCACCTATGACAGAACAGCAAGACCAGTTAAATGGGGACCCAGAAATGGAATCTTCTCCGGTGTAGAGCTTGAATATGATCGTTTTAGTAGATTGACAAGCTGGACCTGGGGAGATATCAGTGAAACCTATGGCTTTGATAGAGCTGGAAGATTATACGAAATTAAATATAGTGATGGAACATCCATGGTGTATGCATTTAAGGACATGTTCAGTAGTCTTCCACTGAAAGTAACTACACCAAGAGGAAGTGATTATTTGTTACAATATGATGAAGCTGGAGCACTGCAGTCGTTAACCACTCCTAGAGGACATATTCATGCGTTCTCACTACAGACTTCTCTTGGGTTCTATAAATATCAGTACTACTCGCCGATGAACAGACATCCGTACGAGATTTTGTATAATGACGATGGACAGATCTTGGCGAAAGTGTACCCGCATCAGAGTGGCAAGGTTGCTTACGTTTATGATCATACTGGGAAGCTGGAAACTACTCTTGCTG GACTGTCTTCGATCCACTACACGTATCAAGAAACCACGAGCCTCGTCCATAGCATCGACATTAACGAACCCAATTTCGAGATGCGTATAGAGTACAAATATCACGCAGGAATCGTTAAAGATGAAAAGATCAAATTCGGTAGCAAAAGTGGCTTGGACAACGCACGCTATCGTTATCAATACGATGGCAATGCCAGGATATCCGGTATCGAAGTTGACATCAACGGCAAACAACTTCCACAATTACGTCTGAAATACAACCAAAACCTGGGAATATTGGAAGGCGTAGGAGATCTCAGAATATATAGAAATCTCTTTAACAGATCTGTAATGCAAGATAGTAGCAAACAATTCTTCACCGTCACTGATTATGATGAGCATGGTCGAGTTAAAACAGTTTTGATGAACATTAGATCATTGGATGTATTTAGAATGGAACTCGAATATGATAACCGAAATCGTATAAAGATGAGAAAATTGTCTATTGGAAAAGATGCCATGGAGAAGAAAGAATGGACAAAGATGGAGAAGATAACTTATAATGCTGACGGACATGTTTTAGAAGTTGCTGATACTGAGAATAATTGGCAATATGCTTATGATGAAAATGGTAATGTGATTGGAGTTACAGAACATAATGAGAAGATCGCATTAGGTTATGATAGTGGAGATCGGGTTGTTCAATACGGTGACGTCGAGTTTAACTCTTACGATGGACGAGGATTTGTTGTTATTCGAGGAGAGCACAAGTACAG ATACAATTCACGCGGTCAACTGATCCACGCTTCCGAGCACAAGAAGTTCCAGATCTGGTACTTCTACGACGACCGTGGCCGATTGGTCGCCTGGAACGACGACCGCGAGAACATCACGCAGTTCTTCTATGCGAATCCAAAGACGCCGGATTTGATCACGCACATCCATTTCCCGAAGTCCTCGAAAACCTTCCGATTCCTCTACGACTCCCGCAATTTCCTCATGACAGTGGAGACATCAGAGCAAAGATTCTACGTTGCAACAGATCAAAATGGCTCTCCTCTAGCTCTCTTTGATACCAATGGAAATCTGATAAAGGAAATGAGACGTACACCATTTGGAAAAATCATCAAGGACACCAATCCAGACTTTTACTTGCCCATAGACTTCCACGGTGGTCTCCTGGATCCAAACACTAAATTAGTTTACCTAAACAAGCGCTTGTACGATCCGACTGTTGGCCAGTGGATGACACCAGCGTGGGAGCAAATGGCCAACGAACTCACCACTCCAACCGACATTTTCATCTATCGTTTCCGTAATAATGATCCAATTAATTTCAAACAGAATGTGGAATACATGACTGATCTGGCTAGTTGGCTGAAACTATATGGCTACGATATTTCTGCAATGCTTGGTTCCGAATACATGAAACAAATGGTGTACCAACCTAGCGCAACCATCACATCACCTCAATTGACCCCAGACTTTGGTGTCATGTCTGGTTTACAGTGCATTGTGAATCGCGTACACGAAAAGTTCTCAGATCTAGGTTTCGTCCCTAAACCATTACTCAAGCTGGAACCGAAGACGAGGAATCTTCTTCCCAGAGTGGCTCATCGTCGCGCCGTCTTTGGAGAAGGTATCCTAGTTTCCCGTGTCGGTGGAAGATCACTTGTCAGTGTAGTAGACGGTGTGAACAGCGTAGTCCAGGACGTAGTGACATCCGTGTTCAACAACTCATATTTCTTACCTCTACACTTCAGTGTCCACGATCAAGACGTGTTCTATTTTGTGAAAGACAATGCACTGAAAATTCGTGATGACATGGAGGAACTTCGTCGTCTAGGTGGCATGTTCAACGTCTCAACCCATGAAACTACCGAACACGGTGCAGGTACCTGGAAAGAACTAAGATTACACAATCCAGACGCTGCTGTGGTGATCAAGTATGGAGCTGATCCTGAACAAGAGAGGCACAGAATATTAAAACACGCTCATAAACGAGCAGTGGAAAGAGCTTGGGAGATAGAGAAGCAATTGGTTATGGCTGGTTTCCAAGGAAGAGGCGACTGGTCTaaagaagagaaagatgaaCTAATTAGCCGAGGCACGGTTAGTGGCTACGAAGGTGTGGACATTCATAGTGTGCATAGATATCCACAATTAGCTGACGATCCTGGTAATGTAGCGTTCACGAGAGATACcaaaaggaaacgaagaaagagtGGAAACAGGCGTAACAGAATCCACAGGCATGACTCGTGA